A segment of the Amblyomma americanum isolate KBUSLIRL-KWMA chromosome 6, ASM5285725v1, whole genome shotgun sequence genome:
CACGGGTGCAtggtacagtcgtccacacacttgTCTAGGGCGCTCGAATGGCACGCCAGGTAGTTCACTTGCATCATTTAGGAGTGGCTTAGAGCTCGAAACAAGACATGGCCTTGCACGCACACTCCCGCAGATCGTGTTTAACTGCTCATGTGTTTGTAATTTGTATCGGGCCTAATAGGCGGCGGAGATTCTCATTAATGCACAACAAATGGCGCCGTCCGAGCACTCTTAACTGGCAAGTGTGTGGACGACTTTACATCTGTCTTCTATGCCCTTTGTCCACGGATCCAGACACGGACCCAGACATAGTTCGTTTAAATCAGTTTTCTCTCGCTCATTTGGTCGTCCACTTCCTCCTCACCTTCTTTTGGGGCAGGCACACTGCTTAAGTGCATTCTTTGTGTTAGTCTTTATTAAAAGAACGGTAGTGTCATGGTGCTTATGGCCCTGTTAAACGCATCTCGAAAGCTTCCGTTGAGCAGTGCCGTCAGCTGGCTCTGTACATTGGACCTGATGGCTTCGTAGTACTTCTTCTGGCGCTCCTTGTTGAGCCCTAGCTTCTTGCTTTCGCTTATCCTGAGGCCCAGTGACTGCAAGCTGATAGTCTTCAATATGGCTGGGTGAGCTGAAAGTGTCGGATACTGTAAGGATCTGTTTGTTATGGACTGTAGCATGAAAATTATTTAAATTGGTGGCAGAATCTTGTGTGTCACATTTATGCATATTGCAGCTGTATCACTGATCACATTAACCTCATTATTCGAACTTTTCTGGTCTTTGGGTCAGTGCTGTTAGGGACGAAATTATTTATATGGGTTTACGCCTCGGAGTGCAGATAACAGCGCACCGAAACCTAGAGTACACAGAAAGCGAGGTAAAATTCATATTGGCAGCACAATGTTCACTTCATCATAGTGTCTCCCACCGCCGCTGAGCCGGATGAACATACCTGACTTAAGACATGCAACACCAAACAACTATTCAAATGGTGTATGCATCAGACTAAAATAAACGGGACAAGTACTGAAATGAAATGCTTCGCCCAGAACCCTGAAAATTCTTATCAAAAACGATGACCCCACTGTATCCATGGAACTTGCAGGCTATGAGTGACAGTTGTTAGTGGCTTCGCCCACATAACGgtagctaagtggttatggtactcgccTGTTGCCCCGGCAGACGCGGGTTCAACCCCGGCCTCGGGGAAATAAAATCGAAATGCTAATTAGTGTTTTTTTTAgtaaaggaaatgccgcagtaactgaTTTGGACACTTTAACTGCGCcagggaagggagtgaaagagatgccgtaggagcccttccggaataatttcgaccacctggggatctctaacgagcacttatatcgcacagcacacgggtgcctttcgcatttcgcctccattgaaacacggccgccgcggtcgggttcgaacccgggtactccggctccgTAGCcgagcgaaatgctagaggcccgtgtactgtgcgatgtcagtgcacgttaaagaaccccagagggtcgaaattatccggaaccctccactacaatGTCCCTCTTGAGTCGTTCtgaaacgttaaaccccatagacCGACCAAATTATAAAGGGTGGTGAAGTGCCTGAAATGGCATATAAACCGGAATATACCGAATCACTCGGCTCCGTAGTTGAGACTTTTAGGCGGCTGGCTGCTGCCCGTAGAAAGCGCACCGTGTGCGCACACGTTACAAGTGTGTACTGTAGACGATGACGATGCCGACCGCGTGAATTTACAGCACTGGAAATGAACGGCCACGAACGGCGACCTGTTTTGAGTCGCCGGgccggctcagtggttagggcgctcggctactgatccggagttcccgggttttcgaacctgaccgcggcggctgcgtttttatggaggcaaaacgctaaggcgcccttgttcagtgcgatgacagtgcacgttaaagatccccaggcagtcgaaattattccagagccctccactacggcacctcttccttctttcactccctcctttattccttcccttacggcgcggttcaggtggccgccgatatatgagacagatactgcgccatttcgtttccccaaaaaactattattagtagtattattattagtcgtcgtggcgaggttccaacaagttggaaattttcgctacgacgcgtcgctcaatcgctcagtcacttgcatgtgaaccagtcTTTACGCGAAGAAAATGAAGCCTCAGCCAGACTCAGTAAGGGAATTGGTGTGCATGGAAATGGATTAAGTAGAGCTCAATTTGGGGAATGGCGCTGCAGGGTAGGGATGGCAACACATGATATGGCGCTTGAGGCACATGTCCTAAATCTGGTAGGACACCCGAAATTTGCCCTTGGAATTACCTTGGCTGAATTTGGCTGCCGGTGAATCAGGATGTGCTTGGGTGGAAGACAGGCTTCACCTAGTCTCAAAATGGAATTGGCCCACCTCCGGAGTTTGGGTGGTCCACGCCCGAAAATTTTAAAATGAGTTGAACCACGTTCGGAACCGGCCTGGGTCACCTCCAAAATGGGCTTGGTtcacagcaaaaatgaaaattgagTTGACCCAGTTTGGAACCGACCTGGCCTTAGCccactcccgataattcgaaaaTTGAGTTGACCCAAGTTCGGAACAGACCTAGGACAGCCCTACTTGGTTTGGCCCACCCGGAAAATTTGAATATTTAGTTGGCCCACATTTGGAACCTACCTGGGACACCCTCAAAATAGGCTTGGCCTGCCCTCGAAATTTGGGTTCCCCACTCCCGGAAACTTGAAAATTGAGTTGAGCCACGTTCGGAACCTACCTGGGACAACCCCGAATAGTGTTTGCCCACCGTgcgttcgcacaatatttcgaacttagcaatgctaaaccgccagccattttcgTTTCCCGCCGTCtggaaatggaaattggttgttggggaaaggaaatggcgcagtatgtctctcgcatctcggcggacacctgaactgcgccgtaaggtaaggtataaaggagggacagagagaaagtgccgtagtggagggctccggaataatttcgaccacctggggatttttaacgtgcacttacatcgcacagcacgcgggcgcctttgcgtttcgcctccatggaaacgcggccgcagcggtcggattcgaacccgggtactccggatcagtagccgagcgctctaaccactgagccaccccgccGTCTGCTTTTCGTCATTTTCTCACCGACGAAAGATGGCGGCACTGTACAGctttgcgaaaaaaaattttcaaccaAAATCTCCACAGACGGCGCGGACTATCGAATGATTCTGACCAAACCAGGCTAACTCCACTATGACGACGCATGAATGCAAACAGATCGCCACATGCCGTTCAACGCTCGCTGTCTACCGTACTTCCGAAACGCGTGCGGTGTGCGCATTCGTGTCCCCGTTGGCTACACAGGGCTTCGTTTATGGTAATTGCGCCTGAAATTTCTAAATACTTTACCACAGCACCAAACCTAGGGCTGCCAAGCCGCCCGTAATCCGGTCACACCCAAAAGGGCTCGGCTTTAGGAGGGCTCTAGGTTTCCCGTACTTCCATCATATCCGGTAAGTTGCCTAACTGCACGACACGCAGCCAAGCTCACGTGTTGTCTGCTACAGAGCTTTTTAAACGCTTATAAAGCGACACCACTAGTTCTATAAGAAATATGGAACTTTGTCACGATATGGTGTATATCCGGCACAATAAGATGCATTCTAGCCAAACTAAAATTTTCTGCAGTTGCCTTTGAGACAAACCGTCATAATCACTGAAGCCGCATGTGAATTTGAATAGTGTCTCCAGATTTGCTATACTGCTGTGCCCTTCGACCATGCCTCCGACCGACACGGTGTGGTCACTCCCATTATCCCTGAGTTATGCGGAAGTATCGTGGCGAGTCGAAAAGTATAAAGATACTTTGGTTACATAGAAATGCCTAGCAAAAAGCTAGCTTCTTTTAACCTCAGCTGGCAGTGCCCAGATCGTCATAACGTTCACGGACGTAGGAAACTACGGACCTAGTGTAAAATCTTGTAAAAAAATGCGCCACTTTTGAACTGCAACTAAAGGATTGTTTCTGTAAAAAATCTTGGCGACATCGTCGATAAGAGCACTACAACGTAGTAACTGATTCGGGTCGCAGGTAAGTTAACGCAGTTTCCTCCAAACGCTACCAGTGTGGTTTTGTCTTCATTCCCTAGCATGTAAATCGCGTTGTTGTGGTCTGCAGTATCGAGTTGACGCTTCTCTGAACTGCGAGCTGGCGTTCTGTTCACGGCccagcactctttttctcagcgGCATGGCTGATATCCCTGCCTGCGCCCGCTGCAGGCCTGCCAGGCAATGTTCCGTTTTGTATGCGAAGCATGAGGAGCTCGTTCGGCGGCGTCACACGTCGGGTCACGTTATCACACATAGTCGGTGTGTGTATGTATCACTGAGCATGACACGTGACGCGAGGTCATGACCCTAGTCATGGCATGAGGCATCCAACCGGAAGCGCCTACGTACTTGAAGTGACATCAGCAAACCGAAAGGGACGACAAACGCCTAGACGGGCTCCTAGTGCTTTCACAATggtcagggactccggaacagggggggggggaggggggggggcgtccCCCCCTCCCAACATTTTTgctggggggggggtggggggggggggcagcgccgCCCAcccagtctccaattgcttgcacttggatcagatttctggcgattgaaacacttcagttttAGGACTctcttaatgcaaagcacagtggagctgagctacttggcttcgtagcatttcgtatatgagtaacctaaaccaatcataTCCCAACAGAAGCCTACTGACTGACCCGTATACATGATCATGATTgccagaatttaaacaaactatacaCAATCTTTTTTaaccaattgatcactcctcgtgcgcacatctataaagctgcccatttcagttcgttttacATTGCCGTGAATCTGCACCGTTTGATCACATTcaaaacccagccgccgcggtggctgagtggttatggcgctcggctgctggcccgaaagacgcgggttagatcccggccgcggcggtcgaatttcgatggaggcgaaattctagaggcccatgtactgtgcgatgtcagtgcacgttaaagaaccccaggtggtcgaaatttccggagcccttcactacggcgtccctcatagcctgagtcgctttgggacgttaaaccgtcaTAAACATAAAacattcaaaaccgccggcacacggctttattttgttttgaaatgctatgaaaccagacttatctccattgatcgtggccacgtgcaaatgcgtctacatttttccagattgttgtaattgctgttggttctttatctcgaaggttctttgccagctttaaattgagcgcggccaagaactgcatgcattcagttcgatgaccgcccagcGCGCTTGTGACTATTgtcgccgccgagtcattcagttcttagtgggcgggagtcagccccttaaacagtttcttttggaagcctttttgttgtcttcctgactgctggagtatcgtcaccacaacgtgacagtttgcaacAACCtttgaaaatttaaaaataaaaaaagaataatatAAAATTTactaaatgagcattaaatatataaataacaaaataaactcTAAGTCTTGcaaccccctccccccacacactaaaaaaaaaagttacgggGTCCCTGGCAATGGCTATGGCATATGACGTCATCCAACCAGAAGCGCCTACTttaagtgacgtcagcaaaccgAAAGGGACGACAAACGCCTCGACGGGCTCATTGTGCTAACGCAAACCATGTCTAGGCATCCGCTAATTTTGGGCGGCGTCGTGCCTGCGCGATAGGCTTTGCGTACGCGAATACCTCACTTCCTAACTCATGAAGCTCCCTTTACCCCTTCCTCTTTATATCCTTTTTTCCATTTACCCCatagtgcagggtagcaaaccggtacCTTCTTCTGGCTAACCCGgcctcatttccttttcctctttctaCCTGAGACCGTATACTCACATCGGGCGCTCGTGACCTGGACAAAGAAGTTGGTGTTCTCGAGAATGCCGTCGACGTTGTATGTGGTCGAGCCAAGGATCTTGTGGCCTTTGGCTCTGACCAGGTAGGAAACGCGCACTCCGTCGAGGGCCACGTGGCAGCTCAGCGTGCTGTTGACGCCCTCGAAAACGGGGGCGCCGCAGTTGCCGCGGCGGTGAACGCTCGAGAGGCCGTAGACCAGGCCCGACGAGAACTCGGCCCAGAAGTCTCGGTTTGTCACGAACGTCTTCTTGACCGAGATGACGAAATTCGGTATCGGTGCCGGTTTCAGGTTCCCTCTGCGAATCTCGGCGGGCAGGCGGTCGCTCAGGACCACGTCCAAGAAGCTGTTCGAATCTTGCGGAAGATAGCAGAAGGCGTCTGAAACAAGGTTCAGTGGATAGGGAAGGCTTCGTGAGGAACGGACAGATTCTTCTCGTATACCATACGGCACATACACATAAGCAATCTCCATGCACGGTTGATATGCATATGTATGACATATATACGGAAAATTCACCATATGGATAGGGACATGCGGAAGAAATGATGTTCATATTGCCGGGAGGTCGACACTCGGTAGCCCCGGACAACGCTGACAAAAGGAGGCAGGCTGATGTCACTCCAACGTTCGGATGACGCTATGGAGCCTTCTTAACTGCATGGGCAGACTCGTTCCTACAAATTATTCCACTCGACGGCCTGTTTTGGCCGCGCGCACAATCCTCGCTCCTCCCGAAACAACAGGAGCTGGAGTGTACTACGCAGGCAGGTCAAGTTCATACTTGCGGCACACAAGAGGAGGACAACAGGAGACAGCCAGGCCATCTTTGTTGGTGGTGTCTTGCAACTTCGCCTGCATGTTCAGTTAAAACAGGCAAGTGAAAGCGGAAAAGAAAACTTCAAGAAGCACCCGTTGTACAAGGTGGTCCCTTTAGTcacatacaactcaagaacgaagcagcttaATGCCTCTGAGAGGAGGCCCTCCTGCCAGTGACGTCGACCGGCTGTCATGACGTTTACGCCCCTTGCATCTGCTAACGTGACATCGTGCGGGGCTGGCAGGTACAGCGgt
Coding sequences within it:
- the LOC144094551 gene encoding salivary anticoagulant protein P23-like, which gives rise to MAWLSPVVLLLCAANAFCYLPQDSNSFLDVVLSDRLPAEIRRGNLKPAPIPNFVISVKKTFVTNRDFWAEFSSGLVYGLSSVHRRGNCGAPVFEGVNSTLSCHVALDGVRVSYLVRAKGHKILGSTTYNVDGILENTNFFVQVTSARSHPAILKTISLQSLGLRISESKKLGLNKERQKKYYEAIRSNVQSQLTALLNGSFRDAFNRAISTMTLPFF